One Castanea sativa cultivar Marrone di Chiusa Pesio chromosome 4, ASM4071231v1 DNA window includes the following coding sequences:
- the LOC142631646 gene encoding phosphatidylinositol 4-kinase gamma 7-like, translated as MSHKLDGLVHTQMAVAVSSGSSNCECYGNVRGTPARRRRRVFVQTETGCVLGMDLDRSDNAHTVKRRLQLALNVPTDERSLTFGDVILKNDLSAIQHDSQLLLTKNVMHRSLSTPCLSPTGRNLQQRDQSGPIEILGCSSHCDRTKELIKVIAKAIKNGVDPIPVHGGLGGAYYFRNSRGESVAIVKPTDEEPFAPNNPKGFVGKALGQPGLKPSVRVGETGFREVAAYLLDYDQFANVPPTVLVKVTHSIFNVNDDVNVNNFQSRKNVSKIASLQQFIPHDFDASDHGPSSFPVATVHRIGILDIRIFNTDRHAGNLLVQKLNKVGGLCQMELIPIDHGLCLPESLEDPYFEWIHWPQASIPFSEDELEYIKNLDPVRDSDMLWKELPMIREACLRVLVLCTIFLKEAASFGLCLSEIGEMMSREFSRQEEQPSELEVVCIEAKRMIANSDMSVFEAKGGEDYMFDIDSEDLEGDLFPQMAMDFLNKGLFCSGSKGASGHYPHSKLDENFGEIEVDVTDWPNQDLFQITPKSSKSPKKTDLVGGRSHRLQSGMGTVSGIRRSANEQLPYTTSFVKLADMSKEEWILFLEKFKELLYPAFANHRSSSTGQIQRQRLGTSCQF; from the coding sequence ATGTCTCATAAGTTGGATGGTCTTGTTCATACTCAGATGGCTGTTGCAGTTTCTAGTGGCTCAAGCAATTGTGAGTGCTATGGGAACGTTAGAGGAACACCTGCTAGGAGGAGAAGGCGTGTCTTTGTGCAGACTGAGACTGGCTGTGTCTTGGGAATGGATCTGGATAGGAGTGACAATGCCCATACGGTGAAAAGAAGATTGCAGCTTGCCCTCAATGTTCCTACCGATGAGAGATCTTTGACATTTGGGGATGTCATTTTAAAGAATGACCTCAGTGCCATTCAGCATGATTCCCAACTTCTTCTAACTAAGAATGTCATGCACAGAAGCTTATCAACTCCGTGTCTCTCACCAACTGGAAGAAATCTCCAACAGCGAGATCAGAGTGGTCCTATTGAGATATTAGGGTGTTCAAGTCACTGTGACAGAACTAAGGAACTGATTAAGGTCATTGCGAAAGCGATCAAGAATGGTGTTGATCCAATCCCTGTTCATGGTGGGCTTGGTGGTGCTTATTATTTTAGAAATAGCAGAGGTGAGAGTGTTGCCATTGTTAAGCCTACGGATGAGGAGCCTTTTGCACCAAACAACCCAAAGGGATTTGTAGGAAAAGCTCTTGGGCAACCTGGCCTGAAACCTTCAGTGCGGGTTGGGGAAACAGGATTTCGAGAAGTTGCAGCCTACCTTTTGGATTATGATCAATTTGCCAACGTACCTCCAACTGTTCTTGTAAAGGTTACACACTCAATCTTTAATGTGAATGATGATGTGAATGTAAACAACTTTCAGAGTAGGAAAAATGTTAGCAAGATTGCATCTCTCCAGCAATTCATTCCTCACGATTTTGATGCCAGTGACCATGGACCCTCAAGCTTTCCTGTTGCCACTGTACATAGAATAGGGATATTAGATATTAGGATCTTTAACACTGATAGGCATGCGGGAAATCTTTTGGTTCAAAAGCTTAATAAGGTTGGGGGGTTGTGTCAGATGGAACTCATTCCAATTGATCATGGCCTTTGCTTGCCAGAGAGCTTGGAGGACCCATATTTTGAGTGGATTCATTGGCCTCAAGCATCTATTCCTTTCTCTGAGGACGAGCTAGAGTATATTAAGAATCTTGATCCAGTTCGTGATTCTGACATGCTATGGAAAGAGCTGCCCATGATTCGGGAGGCTTGCCTGCGGGTCCTGGTTCTCTGCACAATATTCCTTAAGGAAGCAGCATCTTTTGGACTCTGTCTTTCTGAGATTGGTGAGATGATGAGCAGGGAGTTCAGCCGGCAGGAGGAGCAGCCAAGTGAGCTTGAGGTTGTATGCATTGAGGCAAAGAGGATGATAGCAAACAGTGATATGTCAGTCTTTGAGGCCAAAGGTGGAGAAGATTACATGTTTGATATAGATAGTGAGGATCTAGAGGGTGACCTTTTCCCACAAATGGCAATGGATTTCTTGAACAAAGGTTTATTCTGTTCAGGGTCCAAAGGTGCAAGTGGTCATTACCCGCACTCTAAGCTAGATGAGAATTTTGGAGAGATTGAAGTAGATGTCACTGACTGGCCAAACCAGGATTTGTTTCAAATTACTCCGAAGTCTTCCAAGTCTCCGAAAAAAACTGACTTGGTTGGTGGAAGAAGCCATCGACTCCAAAGTGGAATGGGTACTGTGTCTGGAATCAGAAGAAGTGCAAATGAGCAGCTGCCCTACACAACAAGCTTTGTGAAGCTTGCTGATATGAGCAAAGAGGAGTGGATTCTTTTTCTTGAGAAGTTCAAGGAACTTCTTTACCCTGCCTTTGCAAACCACAGGTCCAGCTCCACTGGGCAGATACAGAGACAGAGGCTTGGGACTTCATGTCAGTTTTGA